The following are encoded in a window of Brachyhypopomus gauderio isolate BG-103 chromosome 18, BGAUD_0.2, whole genome shotgun sequence genomic DNA:
- the drd1b gene encoding dopamine receptor D1b: MDVNYSAVLDSHLSQRDSSKRVLTGCFLALLILTTLLGNTLVCAAVTKFRHLRSKVTNFFVISLAISDLLVAILVMPWKAATEIVGFWPFGAFCNVWVAFDIMCSTASILNLCVISVDRYWAISSPFRYERKMTPRVAFVMISVAWTLSVLISFIPVQLNWHKAQSTSYARLNGTRGDAPPDNCDSSLNRTYAISSSLISFYIPVAIMLVTYTRIYRIAQKQIRRISALERAAESAKNRHSSMGNGGNTESESSFKMSFKRETKVLKTLSVIMGVFVCCWLPFFVLNCMVPFCEVTSDLPCVSPTAFDVFVWFGWANSSLNPIIYAFNADFRKAFSILLGCNQLCTGTDAIEIVSINNNATSEAVSHFQAKGLIPEEGDSSYTIPHSVLCQEEEVQKKEEDSGIKTLEKLSPSMSGNLDSDADITLEKINPITQNGQHKSIPY; encoded by the coding sequence ATGGATGTGAACTACTCCGCGGTACTCGACAGCCATTTATCACAGCGTGATTCATCAAAGCGCGTTCTGACCGGCTGCTTCCTCGCCCTCCTCATTCTGACTACTCTGCTGGGGAACACGCTGGTCTGCGCCGCTGTCACCAAGTTTCGTCACCTGCGCTCCAAAGTCACCAACTTCTTCGTTATCTCGCTGGCCATTTCAGACTTGCTGGTGGCCATCTTGGTGATGCCATGGAAGGCGGCCACTGAGATCGTGGGGTTCTGGCCCTTCGGTGCCTTCTGCAATGTCTGGGTGGCGTTTGACATCATGTGTTCCACGGCCTCCATTTTAAACCTATGCGTCATCAGTGTGGACCGCTACTGGGCCATCTCCAGCCCCTTCCGCTACGAACGCAAGATGACGCCCAGGGTGGCGTTCGTCATGATCAGCGTGGCGTGGACACTGTCCGTGCTCATCTCCTTCATCCCCGTGCAGCTGAACTGGCACAAGGCGCAGAGCACCAGCTATGCCAGGCTGAACGGTACCCGTGGCGATGCCCCCCCGGACAACTGCGACTCCAGCCTCAACCGCACGTACGCCATCTCCTCCTCGCTCATCAGCTTCTACATCCCCGTGGCCATCATGCTGGTCACCTACACCCGCATCTACCGCATCGCCCAGAAGCAGATCCGTAGGATCTCCGCCCTGGAGCGGGCCGCCGAGAGCGCCAAGAACCGCCACAGCAGCATGGGCAACGGCGGCAACACGGAGTCGGAGAGCTCCTTCAAGATGTCCTTCAAGCGTGAGACCAAAGTGCTGAAGACCCTCTCGGTCATCATGGGCGTGTTCGTGTGCTGCTGGCTGCCCTTCTTCGTGCTCAACTGCATGGTTCCGTTCTGCGAGGTGACCTCCGACCTCCCCTGCGTCAGCCCCACGGCCTTCGACGTCTTCGTGTGGTTCGGCTGGGCCAACTCCTCTCTCAACCCCATCATCTACGCCTTCAACGCGGACTTCCGCAAGGCCTTCTCCATCCTGCTGGGCTGCAATCAGCTGTGCACGGGCACCGACGCCATTGAGATTGTCAGCATCAACAACAACGCCACCTCCGAGGCTGTATCGCACTTTCAGGCCAAGGGCCTGATCCCCGAAGAGGGTGATAGCAGCTACACCATCCCCCACAGCGTTCTGTGCCAGGAAGAggaggtgcagaagaaggaggaggactCTGGTATCAAGACATTGGAGAAGCTCTCGCCATCCATGTCGGGCAACCTGGACAGTGATGCTGACATTACTTTGGAAAAGATCAACCCCATCACACAAAATGGGCAGCATAAATCTATACCCTATTGA